A region from the Melioribacter roseus P3M-2 genome encodes:
- a CDS encoding ATP-binding protein, producing MVRQKLKNKFSKYRFEIRHLSAFLFVLIIFQLVMAFVQKSSLSDFLNETQDWYQKYSAERLAIITTTSMELLYENLFMEKPMSEYDQRKITYSFNVIFKQQLIQKSVEDISLILLKNHRVYVIDSGQKLYAFLTNKLEPYETGPNGHSEAVKLFLGYRDEIRASETIYSILENNKTFKILVPFVPDGEYLGAMYMKITPDFTFLTKEVTANFDKVAVIYTSLIFLGLVIIFYISSQAVKERNEAQRKFFQEHEENIKKQIRLEKESLFTKRIYHTHHKAEKIIGFIKEDVRKMNSEGIDELKKRVLTYSNFISRIIYDMKWYDQEINTIINPMFHTNINEVIKFIVENIFLRISSRNDMFSFELLLDDDIPPVNVNEFVVWEILEPLIQNSIDHSQKDSVKIKITTKYDKNNNLTVLTIEDDGVGIKSELLEVDSKGVKKIFLENISTKKLEATNSGYGCYIAYQMAVEKCGWELDVENLKEGGCRFTIKIKN from the coding sequence ATGGTACGGCAAAAATTAAAAAATAAATTTTCCAAATACAGATTCGAAATAAGGCACCTTTCGGCCTTCCTGTTTGTGCTTATTATTTTTCAACTTGTAATGGCTTTTGTTCAAAAATCTTCGTTGAGCGATTTTTTGAACGAGACTCAGGATTGGTATCAAAAATATTCTGCCGAACGGCTGGCTATCATTACGACGACGAGTATGGAACTACTCTACGAAAATCTTTTTATGGAAAAACCGATGTCCGAATACGATCAGAGGAAAATAACATACTCGTTTAACGTTATCTTTAAACAGCAATTAATACAAAAGAGCGTGGAGGATATCAGTCTAATTCTTCTTAAAAATCATCGCGTTTATGTTATCGACAGCGGTCAAAAACTTTATGCGTTTCTCACGAACAAACTCGAACCCTACGAGACCGGCCCCAACGGACATTCGGAGGCTGTTAAACTCTTTCTCGGTTACAGAGACGAAATTAGAGCCTCGGAAACAATCTATTCGATCCTCGAAAACAACAAGACTTTCAAAATCCTCGTTCCATTTGTGCCGGACGGCGAATATCTCGGCGCGATGTATATGAAAATTACGCCCGACTTTACGTTCCTTACAAAAGAAGTGACGGCTAATTTCGATAAAGTGGCGGTTATTTATACGTCTTTAATTTTTCTAGGACTCGTTATTATATTTTACATCTCGTCTCAGGCAGTTAAAGAGAGAAACGAAGCGCAGAGAAAGTTTTTCCAGGAACACGAAGAAAACATAAAAAAACAAATCAGGCTCGAAAAGGAATCGCTTTTTACAAAAAGAATTTATCATACGCATCACAAAGCCGAAAAAATTATCGGCTTTATAAAAGAAGACGTCCGCAAAATGAACAGCGAAGGAATCGACGAGCTGAAAAAAAGAGTGCTGACTTATTCCAACTTTATTTCGAGAATTATTTACGATATGAAATGGTACGACCAGGAAATCAATACTATAATTAACCCGATGTTCCATACAAACATTAATGAAGTTATCAAATTTATAGTGGAAAACATTTTTCTCAGGATATCGAGCCGAAACGATATGTTTAGTTTTGAGTTATTGCTCGACGACGATATTCCTCCGGTTAACGTCAATGAGTTTGTAGTGTGGGAAATACTCGAGCCGTTGATTCAAAACAGCATCGATCACAGTCAGAAAGATTCCGTTAAAATAAAAATAACTACCAAATACGATAAGAATAACAATCTGACTGTTTTAACGATCGAGGACGACGGCGTGGGAATTAAAAGCGAGTTGCTGGAAGTCGACTCGAAAGGCGTTAAAAAAATATTTCTGGAAAATATATCCACCAAGAAGCTCGAAGCGACAAATTCCGGTTACGGCTGCTATATAGCCTATCAAATGGCGGTCGAAAAATGCGGGTGGGAACTCGACGTGGAAAATTTAAAAGAAGGCGGCTGCCGCTTTACAATTAAAATAAAAAATTAA
- a CDS encoding extracellular solute-binding protein: MNSKFKWALGILIVAFFAYYAINFFFYRSEGDKVVEIYFADRITAAHKKLIEIYNDRNKGKVRVIPIDFPNFDFSTNERKEVLARSLRGTGDGIDLFAVDIIWVQRFAKWGESLDKYLTEEEKKRLLPLAVESCYFNGELVAAPLVLVNSICYYREDLVETLPKGKELIEKLDSANITWEDFLSYRKLYKGDKPFYIFPAADYEGMICNFMEFLLSLNPNYFQQYGFNLDRPEAEKALQFMVDLIYKYKATPPVVTKFTEISSYEYFINNDGLVIHGWPTYDMDFINEPFDKEKQSRLKKMWIPYFKDGVPTSVVGGWDLMVSKFSTKKKETIDFLKFLLSDEAQEIFYKLSGHYPVVKRFYEDSVYLNKYPEIPKIKEYLKTAKHRPAHPDYTRFSKIMSYYIDEALKRRLSVKEALNKATNAIQLEKNILQER, translated from the coding sequence ATGAATTCTAAATTCAAATGGGCGCTCGGCATTCTAATTGTCGCCTTCTTCGCTTATTATGCGATTAACTTTTTCTTTTACCGGAGCGAAGGCGACAAAGTCGTTGAAATTTATTTTGCCGACAGAATTACCGCAGCCCACAAAAAATTGATTGAAATCTATAACGACAGAAATAAAGGGAAAGTGCGCGTAATACCGATAGACTTTCCCAATTTCGATTTTAGCACGAATGAAAGAAAGGAAGTGCTGGCGCGTTCGCTCCGGGGCACTGGCGACGGGATTGATCTTTTTGCGGTTGATATTATATGGGTGCAAAGATTTGCCAAATGGGGCGAGTCGCTCGATAAGTATCTTACGGAAGAAGAAAAAAAACGACTTCTGCCTCTAGCGGTGGAGTCGTGTTATTTCAACGGCGAATTGGTCGCGGCGCCGCTTGTACTGGTAAACAGTATTTGTTATTACAGAGAAGATTTGGTCGAAACGCTCCCAAAAGGCAAAGAGTTGATTGAAAAGCTCGACAGCGCCAATATTACCTGGGAAGATTTTTTAAGCTACAGAAAACTCTACAAAGGCGACAAACCGTTTTACATCTTTCCCGCCGCCGATTACGAAGGTATGATATGTAACTTTATGGAATTCCTTTTGAGCCTCAATCCGAATTATTTTCAACAATACGGCTTTAATCTGGACAGACCGGAAGCCGAAAAAGCTTTGCAATTTATGGTCGACCTTATTTATAAGTATAAAGCGACTCCGCCCGTTGTAACTAAATTTACGGAGATATCGAGCTACGAATATTTCATTAACAATGACGGCTTGGTAATACACGGCTGGCCTACATACGACATGGATTTTATTAATGAACCTTTCGACAAAGAGAAACAATCGAGATTGAAGAAAATGTGGATACCGTATTTCAAAGACGGCGTCCCTACCTCGGTAGTAGGCGGCTGGGATTTGATGGTATCCAAATTTTCTACCAAGAAGAAAGAAACAATCGATTTCCTGAAATTTCTATTGAGCGACGAAGCCCAGGAAATTTTCTATAAATTGAGCGGACATTACCCGGTAGTTAAAAGATTTTACGAAGATTCCGTCTATTTGAACAAGTACCCTGAAATTCCCAAAATAAAAGAATATCTGAAAACTGCTAAGCACAGACCTGCGCATCCCGACTATACGAGATTTTCCAAAATAATGTCGTACTATATCGACGAGGCTTTGAAAAGACGTTTGTCCGTAAAAGAAGCGTTGAACAAAGCCACGAACGCTATTCAACTTGAAAAAAATATTTTGCAGGAGCGATGA
- a CDS encoding glycoside hydrolase family 5 protein, giving the protein MKNIIKLIVLFLFASRINFTNAQETKYHAWWHDSYLRETFESPNEKKLPLIKVMGNRFVDENGDTVLFRGVSISDPDKIENQGHWNKKHFEKVKELGTMIVRVPVHPIAWRERGAENYLKLLDQAVEWCTELGMYIIIDWHTIGNLGMELFQDPMYETTKKETFEFWRTIAKRYAGNNTVAFYELFNEPTLYFNQLGSMSWTEWRELNEKMITLIRAYDNETIPLVAGFDWAYDLTPLLIEPVKAENIAYVTHPYPHKRTKPWEPKWEENFGFAAQKYPIIATEIGFTMGDESVDSNGEYGEAIVNYLESKGISWVWWVFDPEWHPKMFESWDTYKLTDSGKFYKAVMEGKK; this is encoded by the coding sequence ATGAAAAACATAATTAAGTTAATCGTTTTGTTTCTGTTTGCAAGTCGAATCAATTTTACAAACGCTCAGGAGACAAAATATCACGCATGGTGGCACGATTCCTATTTGAGAGAAACGTTCGAGTCGCCTAATGAGAAGAAACTTCCTCTTATTAAAGTAATGGGGAATCGATTTGTGGATGAGAACGGAGATACGGTATTGTTTAGAGGCGTTTCGATTTCCGACCCAGATAAGATTGAAAATCAAGGTCATTGGAATAAGAAGCACTTTGAAAAAGTGAAAGAACTCGGTACGATGATCGTGCGCGTACCGGTGCATCCGATTGCATGGCGCGAAAGAGGCGCGGAAAATTATTTGAAGCTGCTCGATCAGGCTGTAGAATGGTGTACGGAACTCGGCATGTATATTATAATCGATTGGCATACAATAGGTAATCTCGGCATGGAATTGTTCCAGGATCCGATGTATGAAACTACCAAAAAAGAAACGTTCGAATTCTGGCGCACAATAGCAAAAAGATACGCCGGAAATAATACTGTGGCTTTTTATGAACTCTTCAACGAGCCGACGCTCTATTTTAATCAACTTGGTTCAATGTCGTGGACGGAATGGAGAGAGCTGAATGAAAAAATGATAACTCTAATAAGAGCCTACGATAACGAAACGATTCCGCTCGTAGCAGGATTCGACTGGGCTTATGATCTCACGCCATTGCTAATTGAACCCGTAAAAGCTGAAAATATCGCTTACGTTACGCATCCTTATCCTCATAAACGAACAAAACCGTGGGAACCGAAATGGGAAGAAAATTTCGGTTTCGCCGCTCAGAAGTATCCGATAATTGCAACTGAGATCGGATTTACTATGGGCGACGAATCTGTCGATTCTAACGGCGAATACGGAGAGGCGATTGTAAACTATCTCGAATCAAAAGGCATAAGCTGGGTCTGGTGGGTGTTCGATCCGGAATGGCATCCGAAGATGTTCGAATCGTGGGATACTTATAAACTTACCGACAGCGGTAAATTTTATAAAGCGGTAATGGAAGGGAAAAAATAA
- a CDS encoding sialate O-acetylesterase produces the protein MRILIFFLAASLLFAENGKGLKMPSIFSDNMVLQQNSKVAVWGLSNPGDEITIKASWNESAKATADQNGKWMAHLITPSAGGPYLLKVTDSKSEIEFKNVLIGEVWLCSGQSNMEMPLEGWPPTDTVANSKEVIANATNKNIRFFTVTIAISEKPEFDCVGRWEESNPETAAKFSATAYFFGKKLYEELNIPVGLIHSSWGGTPIEAWTGAKYISTVEEYKDIVEKLKNARKEIDRLKAWLAEKPTIDINSIKSPTPWKGLDLNDSQCAKPGFDDSAWKTMELPVKWESTEMGNFDGVVWFRKNIKIKNEWINKELTLELGPIDDMDVTYVNGVKIGGYEEGGYWQTDRIYKIPAELAKDQNLTVAVRVVDTQGGGGIWGSSEKMKLRPTDSNESVSLAGEWKYLPVAEYYGGKLYLFDVKNAEYYKRPKLSVEYSAFTPTLLFNGMIAPLIPYNIKGAIWYQGESNTGNPELYKKLFPLMIKNWREEWGLGDFAFYYVQIAPYNYGPNVESQKLREAQLMTLSVPNTGMSVTLDIGNPNNIHPANKKDVGERLARWALAKDYGKKIDFSGPIYKSMKIEGNKIILTFDYTDGGLVVKEIDGDNNFLIAGNDKVFKKAKVEIKDDKLIVFSDSVENPAAVRYCWDNISEGTLFNKAGLPASSFRTDNWD, from the coding sequence ATGAGAATTTTAATCTTCTTTTTGGCAGCGTCTCTGTTATTTGCAGAAAATGGAAAAGGATTAAAAATGCCTTCGATTTTTTCGGACAATATGGTATTGCAGCAAAATTCGAAAGTTGCCGTTTGGGGTTTGAGCAATCCGGGAGACGAAATTACTATTAAAGCTTCGTGGAATGAATCGGCAAAAGCGACAGCCGATCAAAACGGAAAGTGGATGGCGCATTTAATCACGCCTTCTGCCGGAGGTCCTTATTTGCTTAAAGTTACCGACAGTAAGTCCGAAATCGAATTTAAGAATGTATTAATCGGCGAGGTGTGGCTCTGCTCGGGACAATCGAATATGGAAATGCCGCTCGAAGGCTGGCCTCCTACAGATACGGTTGCCAACAGCAAGGAAGTTATTGCGAATGCAACGAATAAAAATATAAGATTCTTTACTGTTACAATAGCAATATCCGAAAAACCGGAATTCGATTGCGTGGGGCGTTGGGAAGAATCGAATCCTGAAACAGCGGCAAAGTTTAGCGCCACGGCTTATTTCTTCGGAAAAAAATTATATGAAGAATTGAATATCCCGGTAGGATTAATTCATTCGAGCTGGGGCGGCACGCCTATTGAAGCCTGGACGGGCGCCAAATATATTTCCACGGTCGAAGAATATAAAGATATTGTAGAAAAACTGAAGAATGCCCGTAAAGAAATCGACCGGCTTAAAGCCTGGCTTGCCGAAAAACCGACTATCGATATCAATTCGATCAAATCGCCGACTCCGTGGAAAGGGCTCGATTTGAACGACTCTCAATGCGCTAAACCCGGCTTCGACGATTCGGCTTGGAAAACTATGGAACTGCCGGTTAAATGGGAATCGACGGAAATGGGCAACTTCGACGGCGTTGTCTGGTTCAGGAAAAACATAAAAATCAAAAACGAGTGGATTAATAAAGAACTGACGCTGGAACTCGGACCGATAGACGATATGGACGTAACTTACGTTAACGGAGTGAAAATAGGCGGCTACGAAGAAGGAGGTTACTGGCAAACAGACCGGATTTATAAAATACCCGCTGAACTGGCGAAGGATCAAAATCTCACCGTTGCCGTCCGCGTCGTCGATACACAGGGCGGCGGTGGAATATGGGGTTCATCCGAAAAGATGAAACTCCGCCCGACTGATTCGAACGAGTCGGTTTCTCTGGCAGGCGAATGGAAGTATTTGCCCGTCGCCGAATATTACGGAGGCAAGTTGTATCTGTTCGACGTTAAGAATGCCGAATATTATAAACGTCCGAAATTGTCGGTTGAATATTCTGCTTTCACTCCGACGCTCCTTTTTAACGGCATGATTGCTCCGCTGATTCCATACAATATAAAAGGAGCCATCTGGTATCAAGGCGAATCGAATACGGGAAATCCGGAATTGTATAAAAAGCTCTTTCCGCTAATGATTAAAAATTGGAGAGAAGAATGGGGGCTGGGCGATTTCGCGTTTTATTATGTTCAAATTGCGCCTTATAACTACGGTCCCAATGTGGAATCGCAAAAATTGAGAGAAGCTCAGCTTATGACGCTTTCGGTTCCGAATACAGGTATGTCGGTTACTCTCGACATCGGCAATCCGAATAATATTCATCCGGCAAACAAAAAAGACGTGGGCGAACGCCTTGCAAGATGGGCATTGGCTAAAGATTACGGCAAGAAAATCGATTTTTCGGGTCCCATCTATAAATCGATGAAAATCGAAGGCAATAAAATAATCCTTACTTTCGATTATACAGACGGCGGTTTGGTAGTCAAAGAAATCGACGGAGACAACAATTTCCTTATTGCGGGAAACGACAAAGTATTTAAAAAAGCAAAAGTGGAAATTAAAGACGATAAATTAATTGTCTTTTCCGATAGCGTAGAGAACCCGGCAGCCGTTCGTTATTGCTGGGATAACATCTCGGAAGGCACGCTTTTTAATAAGGCGGGACTTCCTGCTTCTTCATTCAGAACAGACAACTGGGATTAA
- a CDS encoding AGE family epimerase/isomerase, whose protein sequence is MGILKDMLNEFENNLIHKWYPLVIDKQYGGYFTNLAYDLSLMPEQEKMIVTQSRHMWTTSKAAKFLNNDMLYESALHGLNFLKNQMWDERYGGFYQIRNREGKVSDVEGWLEEKRTYGNAFAIYGLSALYELTKNNDALELAIETFNWLEERAYDPLYKGYFQFLTREGKPFGKNDSHKTNATDAVEAGYKDQNSSIHLLEAFTELYGVWRDNKVRERLEELLVLIRDKITHPKGYLQLFFERDWTPVSFRYASPEIRDANYRLDHVSFGHDYETAFLMLEASYKLGLKNDTATLYTAKKMLDHAIENGWDNSSAGFFDEGYYYSEEGECKIIKHTKNWWAQAEALNALLLFSKIFPNEKRYYKLFLQEWDYIKKYLIDHEHGDWYWGSLEKEAHYKTAPKGTIWKATYHNGRALMNCILMLSDEDSELFQSNEKFRELKSEFDDFIGHWQKTSVQAVEK, encoded by the coding sequence ATGGGAATACTAAAAGACATGCTTAATGAATTTGAAAACAATTTAATCCATAAATGGTATCCTCTTGTTATCGACAAACAGTACGGGGGTTACTTTACAAATCTGGCATACGACCTAAGTTTAATGCCCGAGCAGGAGAAAATGATCGTTACGCAGTCGCGCCACATGTGGACGACCTCAAAGGCGGCAAAATTCTTGAACAACGACATGTTGTACGAATCGGCTCTGCACGGTTTGAATTTCCTGAAAAATCAAATGTGGGACGAGCGTTACGGCGGCTTTTACCAGATCCGGAACAGAGAAGGTAAAGTATCCGACGTGGAAGGTTGGTTAGAAGAAAAAAGAACTTACGGCAATGCATTCGCAATTTACGGTTTATCGGCTTTGTATGAACTCACGAAAAACAACGACGCGCTCGAACTTGCAATCGAAACATTTAACTGGCTGGAAGAGCGCGCTTACGACCCTCTTTACAAAGGCTATTTTCAATTTTTAACTCGCGAAGGCAAACCGTTCGGTAAAAACGATTCGCACAAAACAAATGCCACCGACGCAGTGGAAGCGGGATATAAGGATCAGAATTCGTCGATACATCTGCTGGAAGCCTTTACCGAGCTTTATGGAGTATGGCGGGACAATAAAGTACGCGAAAGGCTCGAAGAATTGTTGGTTTTGATAAGAGATAAGATTACTCACCCGAAAGGATATTTGCAATTGTTTTTTGAACGCGACTGGACCCCCGTTTCTTTCAGATACGCCTCGCCCGAAATACGAGACGCAAATTACCGCCTTGACCATGTATCGTTCGGACACGATTACGAAACGGCGTTTCTGATGCTCGAAGCTTCTTATAAACTCGGTTTGAAAAACGACACCGCCACTTTATACACGGCTAAAAAAATGCTCGACCATGCAATCGAAAACGGATGGGATAATTCGAGCGCAGGATTCTTCGACGAAGGCTATTACTACTCCGAAGAAGGCGAATGCAAAATTATCAAGCATACAAAAAACTGGTGGGCGCAGGCTGAAGCTTTGAATGCGCTATTACTCTTTTCCAAAATTTTTCCGAATGAAAAACGTTACTATAAGCTATTCCTTCAAGAATGGGATTATATAAAAAAATATCTGATAGACCATGAACACGGTGACTGGTATTGGGGAAGTCTGGAAAAAGAGGCTCACTACAAAACCGCTCCCAAAGGGACAATCTGGAAAGCGACTTATCATAACGGCAGAGCTTTAATGAATTGTATTCTTATGCTTTCCGACGAAGATTCGGAATTATTTCAGAGCAACGAAAAATTCAGAGAGCTTAAATCCGAATTTGACGATTTTATAGGCCATTGGCAAAAAACCTCAGTGCAAGCCGTAGAAAAATAA
- a CDS encoding glycoside hydrolase family 130 protein: MTKSAFNKRLKELFEEHNKLIKRKNVRLPKTNGVFYRYKYPVLTAEHTPLFWRFDLNYETNPYLMERMGINAAFNAGAMEFNGKIVLAVRVEGADRKSFIAIAESPNGIDNFKFWDYPVKMPETDNPDTNVYDMRLVKHEDGWIYGIFCTERKDPDAPPTDTSAAVAQAGIARTKDLINWERLPDLKTKSPQQRNVVLHPEFVEGKYAFYTRPQDGFITTGTGGGIGWGLTESIENPVIEEEKIIDERVYHTIKEVKNGLGPAPIKTEKGWLQLAHGVRNTAAGLRYVLYLFLTDLKDPSKVIAKPGGYFIAPKGEERIGDVSNVVFSNGWVKKDNGDVLIYYASSDTRMHVAYSTVDRLLDYVMNTPEDGLRSAECVRQRYELIDKNLQIMKKLKI; this comes from the coding sequence ATGACAAAAAGCGCGTTTAATAAGAGACTGAAAGAACTTTTCGAAGAACACAATAAACTGATAAAAAGAAAAAACGTGAGGCTGCCCAAAACAAACGGCGTTTTTTATCGTTATAAGTACCCCGTACTTACTGCCGAACATACGCCTTTGTTCTGGAGATTCGACTTAAATTACGAAACGAATCCCTATTTAATGGAAAGAATGGGAATAAACGCAGCATTTAACGCGGGCGCAATGGAATTTAACGGAAAAATAGTGTTAGCCGTCAGAGTCGAAGGCGCCGACAGAAAATCGTTTATAGCCATCGCCGAATCGCCGAACGGTATTGACAATTTCAAATTCTGGGACTACCCGGTCAAAATGCCGGAGACGGACAATCCCGATACAAACGTTTATGATATGCGATTGGTTAAACACGAGGACGGATGGATTTACGGAATTTTCTGCACCGAACGAAAAGACCCCGACGCACCGCCGACAGATACTTCGGCGGCGGTTGCTCAGGCAGGTATTGCCAGAACGAAAGATTTGATTAACTGGGAAAGACTTCCGGATTTGAAAACAAAATCTCCGCAGCAGAGAAACGTAGTTTTGCATCCCGAGTTCGTTGAAGGGAAGTATGCTTTTTACACCAGACCTCAGGACGGTTTTATCACTACCGGAACCGGCGGCGGTATCGGATGGGGTTTGACCGAATCGATTGAAAATCCTGTAATTGAAGAGGAGAAGATAATCGACGAAAGAGTATATCATACAATTAAAGAAGTAAAAAACGGTTTGGGACCTGCTCCGATTAAAACCGAAAAAGGTTGGCTGCAATTGGCTCACGGCGTAAGAAATACCGCTGCGGGTCTCAGATACGTCCTTTATCTGTTTTTGACCGATTTAAAAGACCCGTCGAAGGTAATTGCAAAACCGGGCGGTTATTTTATCGCTCCGAAAGGCGAAGAAAGAATAGGAGACGTTTCGAATGTCGTCTTCAGCAACGGTTGGGTTAAAAAAGACAACGGCGACGTACTAATCTATTACGCTTCTTCCGACACGCGTATGCACGTGGCGTATTCAACCGTCGACAGACTGCTCGACTATGTAATGAATACTCCCGAAGACGGTTTGAGAAGCGCCGAATGCGTCAGACAGAGATATGAATTGATAGATAAAAATCTGCAGATAATGAAAAAACTAAAAATTTGA
- a CDS encoding MFS transporter: MNTSDGIKIPFKEKVAYGFGDFASSMFWKLFSMFLLFFYTDIFGISAAAVGTMFLVTRIWDAINDPMMGVICDRTETRWGKFRPYLLFGAVPFAVIGIITFSTPDLSPSGKLVYAYVTYTLMMMIYTVVNVPYSSLMGVMTNDPAERTSLASFRFVGAFSGGILVTSTAAYLVEYFGGKENPASGYQWTVGVYAALAAVFFLLTFAGTKERLKPAKVKHSSLKDDLKDISKNGPWFIMLAAGISILIFNSLRDGSILYYFKYFIKDQSLELFGARYNFTQAELASAYMTLWLATNIIGVILAKPVSSLIGKKKTFMYAALLSALLSVLLYFLQPDQLIAIFLLNVLIGISAGIVLPLIWSMYADIADYSEWKNGRRATGLIFSSSSMSQKFGWTLGGALTGWLLALFGFQANIEQTSESLLGIRLIISIIAGGGALLAALFIFFYPLSEDFMKKIETELEQKRNNN; the protein is encoded by the coding sequence ATGAATACTAGTGACGGCATTAAAATACCTTTTAAAGAAAAAGTAGCGTACGGTTTCGGTGATTTTGCATCCTCGATGTTCTGGAAACTTTTCTCGATGTTCCTGCTCTTTTTTTATACGGATATATTCGGAATCTCCGCCGCTGCGGTGGGCACGATGTTTCTGGTTACGAGAATATGGGACGCGATAAACGATCCGATGATGGGTGTGATATGCGACAGAACTGAAACGCGATGGGGCAAGTTCCGTCCGTATTTGCTTTTCGGCGCCGTGCCGTTTGCTGTTATCGGCATTATTACTTTCAGCACGCCGGATTTGAGCCCTTCGGGCAAATTAGTTTATGCGTATGTAACTTATACATTGATGATGATGATTTATACGGTCGTTAATGTTCCGTATTCATCTTTAATGGGAGTGATGACAAACGACCCGGCGGAAAGAACTTCGCTTGCTTCGTTCAGATTTGTAGGAGCTTTTTCGGGCGGCATTCTGGTAACGTCAACCGCCGCATATTTGGTCGAATATTTCGGCGGAAAAGAAAATCCAGCAAGCGGATATCAATGGACGGTTGGAGTTTATGCGGCGCTTGCGGCAGTCTTTTTCCTTTTGACTTTTGCAGGCACTAAAGAACGACTTAAACCCGCCAAAGTAAAGCATTCGTCATTGAAGGATGATTTGAAAGACATATCAAAGAACGGACCGTGGTTTATAATGCTGGCTGCGGGAATTTCGATACTCATTTTTAATTCTCTGCGCGACGGCTCCATTCTTTATTACTTTAAATATTTTATCAAAGACCAATCGCTCGAACTATTCGGCGCCCGCTATAATTTTACTCAGGCTGAGCTTGCCTCGGCTTATATGACTCTCTGGCTGGCTACGAATATTATCGGAGTTATACTTGCAAAGCCCGTTTCGTCTTTGATCGGTAAAAAGAAAACATTTATGTATGCCGCGCTGCTGTCGGCATTGCTCAGTGTGCTCCTCTATTTCTTGCAGCCGGATCAGCTAATTGCGATTTTTCTGCTAAATGTATTGATCGGTATAAGCGCGGGAATCGTTCTGCCTTTGATCTGGTCGATGTATGCGGATATTGCAGACTATTCGGAATGGAAAAACGGGAGGAGAGCGACGGGATTGATCTTTTCGTCGTCTTCGATGTCGCAAAAATTCGGCTGGACTCTCGGCGGAGCTTTGACCGGGTGGTTGTTGGCTTTATTCGGATTCCAGGCTAACATCGAGCAGACTTCGGAATCGTTGCTCGGCATTCGCTTGATAATCAGTATTATTGCAGGCGGAGGAGCTCTGCTGGCTGCGCTGTTTATTTTCTTTTACCCCCTGTCGGAAGATTTTATGAAAAAAATTGAAACAGAACTTGAACAAAAAAGGAACAATAACTAG